CGCACCACGCTCGCGATTCTCGCTCCCGGCTTGCTAAAGGATTCTCTATGCCTCGATGGCTGCGTCTGACTTTGGGAAGCATCTGCATCCTCCTCGGAATCGTCGGTTCATTCCTGCCGATCCTGCAGGGATGGCTCTTCTTCCTGCTTGGCATCTTTCTTCTCTCCCGCGACGTCCCCCTGTTTGCCCGGATCGCGCATTGGCTGAGAGCACGCTTTCCCAGAACATCCAGACTAGCCGATCGTTTGCATATCAGACTTCATCGGAAAGGGGTCCGGCATGTAATTAAAGAAGAAGTCGCGAATATGACGAACCGCCAGTTAAAAACCTATTTGAGCAGGCGGAAACAGATCGGCGGCCTCATCGGATGGCTGTTGCTTTGTTTCGCCGTTGCATGGATCGGGTCGCTCGCGGAGCCGGGACAGTGGTATGCAGAGTTGCGGAAACCCAAATTCAACCCGCCTGACTGGGTGTTCCCCGTCGTCTGGACTATTCTCTACGCGCTGATGGCAATTGCCGCATGGCTGGTCTGGAGGAGGACCGGCTTCCGCGGCAAGAGAATTCCGCTGGTCCTGTTTTTCACTCAACTTGCGCTCAACGGCCTGTGGCCGTGGCTGTTCTTTGGATTCCAGGCGACGGGCTGGGCGCTCCTCGAAATCGTGATCCTTTGGGCCTTCCTTCTGCTTACACTGGTGTCATTCTGGATAGAAAACCCGACCGCAGGCGTGCTCCTCTCTCCCTATCTCGCCTGGGTCTCCTATGCCGCCCTCCTCAACTTCGTTTTGTGGCGCATTAATGCATAAAAATTTTACGTCTATCACTCACCCCCAGCGCCAAATCGTCCCTCGGCTCTCATAAAGGATTCGCTTCGCATGCGAAAAATATCATACGGGCAGGACTATCTCGACCGCGGTTCCCTCATTCACCTTGCTTCTTATCAACATGCTGCCTTCATGAGCTTCGATGATCTTCTTGCAGATCGGCAGGCCCAGACCCGTACCTCTGATCTTTGTAGTGAAGAAAGCCTCCTGCACCTTCGGTAAATTGTCTTCCGCAATTCCGCAGCCGGTATCAATGATCGAGAACCTCACAACATCGCGCCCGTTCTCCCGTCCGAAACGGGAACGTATGCAAAGACTCCCTCCATCCGGCATTGCGTCAATCGAATTCGATATCAGATTCGTCAGAGCCGCGGTCACTTTGATGCCGTCTACTGAAATCTCGCGCCCTTGATCATCCAGTTCAAGGACCACGTCTATCTTCTGCAACTTGCGGGAAAGCGCTCCCAGCGCCTCTTCGACCAGCGCCCCCACCGGCCGCGATGAGCGCCTCAATTCCATCGGCCTCGCATATTCCAGAAGCTCAGTGATGATACTGCTGAGCAGATCAACTCCCTGATCCATGTCGGCCAGGACCTCTTTGCGTTCATCCTCTGCCATTTCCAGATGCAGTACGTCCATCCCCGTCCTGATGCTTTGAAGCGGATTGCGTACTTCGTGAGCCACCACCGAAACCATCTGCCCAATTGCAGCCAGACTTTGAGCCTGCCGCAGTTCGGCAACTTTTTGCTCAACCGCCATTTGCAGCCGCTCACACAAAAAGCGGTACCGCGTCTCCGATTCACGCAGCGCCTGCTCGATCCTCTTTCGATCCAGCGCATTGGCGAAAATCTCGCCGACGATCTTCAGCAGGGCGATATCGTCCTCGTCCCAAGTCTTTTCCTGCCGCACCGAATCAAAGCCGATGAACCCGATCAAGACACCTCGTAATAGCAGCGGCACGCATGCCAGCGACTGAATTTCTTCCAACTCCCACTCCGCCCTCTCAATCGCGGCCTCCGGCGGAAGCTCCCTTACCTGCGCCGTAAAAACTCTGCCGTCTTTTATCTGCGAAAAGAACCACGAGAAATCCTCTACCGGCAATCCCTTGAGCCGCTGAGCCTGCGGCTCGATACCCTCGGCGCACCACTCATGGGTGTTCTCCATTTTCCCGCCATCATTGTAAAACTGGAAAATGTAACTTCGATCGACCGACGCAAATTCCCCAATCTGACGCAGCGCGTCAACCGCTGTCCCGTCTATCTCGTCGACCGGCATATTAATGAACCGCATCGATATCGATGTGATCAGACGGGTGAACTCGATTCTGCGCCTCACAGCCTCTTCCACTTTTTTGCGCCCGTCGATTTTGCGCACGAGAGCCAGCATGCGCTGTTTGCCCTCGATCATGGCGTGCTTGAGGCTGACTTCAACCCAAAACAGCCGCCCGCTCCTGTCTTTTGAACGCCATTCGAATACTTGCGGCTGCCCCCTGGCCGCTCTTTGTATCAGGCAACGAGCCTCTTCCAGCGTGTACGGCTTCTCTCCCGAACCCAGATCCTCAACGGTCAGCCGGCGGATCTCATCCTTCGCATACCCGAACATCTCGCACGCCTTCTCGTTGGCATCAAGTATTTCACCAGTATCAATATCATGCACGAAAATTGCGTCATTTGCGGCATTGAAAATCGCTTGATAGCTCGAATCCGAGCGGTCATCCTTTTTCATCTGTACCACCCAACCTGTCCAACTGCTCGCACCGGCCTTGCGCCGGAGCATCAGCGTTTAGTCGGTAAATTTCCCCAACTCAAACATAACAGCTACTGAAGGAAAACGATATCATTGCTCTATCGGGTCCGATCCCTTTTCATCGCGCATTTGATGAAGATCAATGTGCTCAAGCACCCCCTTGATCGTTTGACATATTTCCGCCTGCGGTTTATACTGATGCTGGAACAACCCACTGGACGGAGGTGAAGTTCGGTGACCGGGAAGATAGACCACAATAATCCGCAAAGGATTTTTAAAGAGCAAGACGATCTTATCGTCTCGCGCGAGAGCAAACCCATCGGTCCGGATAAGTTGATCTCGATCAGACGGTCCGAGTTGACCAGCATTGCTCCCGACGATATCAATTGGGACCACATTTATGCCGGTCCGAGCCGCGCTCCCCACAACATAAAACGCGAAACGGACGATTCGAAATAGAAAACCCTGATCTGGCGACCGAAAAATCCCGGATTAACTTGTCTCGCAGTAAAGCGGGCCCCCTATATTTTCCGCGTCGCGAATCGGCGACGCCTGGAAAGCCCGGCCCATTATCGGAGTGACGGTAATGGGCCGTTCCTTTTATCCGTGCGAGAAAGGCCGCACACACGCACATGAACAGACACGAACGATGGCTCGTTTTCCTCATCGGAAGCTGCCACACAATGGTCCACTTCTACGAACAGATATTCCCGGCGCTCCTGCTGACGATGGTGCTATACTTCCAGATAGATATCGCCACCGCCGGCTGGATGCAGACGCTGCTCGCCATGGCCTTCGGACTGGGCGCCCTGCCCGCAGGATACATCGCGGATCGAATCGGTTCAAAACGCATCATCATGGTGTACCTCATCGGGGCCGGCCTCTCGTGCATCCTCATTGCACTGGCGCAGTCAGTCATCGCGCTGGCTGCCGGACTCGCGGCCATGGGCGCCTTCATCAGCCTCTACCATCCGGCCGGAACCACGCTCATCACCACGCAGGTAAAAGAAGTCGGCCGCTCCCTCGGCTACCACGGGATGGGCGGCGGCTTCGGGCTCGCCACCGCGCCCGCGCTTGCCACTCTTCTGGCCTCGCTGCACGCGGGGCAGGGCTGGCGAATCTCCTTTGTCGTCTTCGGTGTCCTCGGACTGCTCGTTGCGGCCGGCGTGCAAACCCTGAAGGTGACGGAGATCGAGCGCCCTCAAAACTCCACGCGCCGTTTTTTCCCTGAAAAAATCGCGAAAAATTCCATCAAGCCCCTCGTTCTGTTCCTGTTCGTGGCCGTGATGGTAGGCTTTTGCTATCGCGGCGTCACCACATACCTGCCCGCTTATTACTCGCAGCGCCTCGACAGCGGCATCTTCGCGGGCGCCAATGTACTCAAAGGCGGCGCCTTCGCAACCATTACCCTCCTCGTGGGGGTTGCTGGACAATACTTCGGAGGCCACCTTTCCGGTAAATTCAGGCTCGAGTATCTCTTCGCATTCCTGATGCTGATAACTGTCCCCTTCCTGCTCCTGATGAGCGCGCTCTCAAATCTCTCTCTCGTGCTCATCACCATGCTGTTCGCCTTCTTTCACTTCAGCAGCCAACCCGTCGGAAACACCTTGATCGCTCAATATACCGACCCGCGCGGTCGTGGCATCGGGTATGGACTCTATTTCTCAACTTCGTTCGGTATCGGCTCACTCGCCTCCGGTTTCTCCGGCATGATCGCCAAACACTTCGGGCTGAACCACGTTTTCACCGTTCTCGCCGCCGTCATCCTTATCGGCTTCTTCATTATGATGTATCTCGCCAGAACCAAAGCCATGGCTGCGCCCGTTTCCCTTGACGTCGAAACCGAACGAATGCTATAATTTGACGTCGATCTAATCGTCGCGCCGCTCCAAAAACACAAGGAACCTCAACACGTGGAAAACGAAGCAGAATCTCAACTTAAAGAGGCTGCACGACTTTTCGGCATCTTTTCCGAGCCGGCCAGACTCAAAATACTCCGCCTGCTGCGCGACGGCGCTCGCTGTGGAAGAGATCTGGCAAAAGATTTGAAACTGACTCCCGCCACCACATGCCATCATCTTGAACGGCTCAAGCTCGCAAACCTTCTGTCCGAAAAGCGTTCCGGCAAACATATCTATTACAGCATCGTCGACAGCGAGCTGGCGCAAGCCCTTGAGCGGTCAATTGAGGCTCTGCACGGACACGCCGGGCCGGATGAAAAAGCCGGTGTCCAAGGAGATAGTTGAACTTCAGGTATGATGAACATCGAAGAGTCACATTTCTACTGTGAAACATTGGAGCACGAGCAGCTTCATGGAGCCGCCGATATCGCTTTTTTCTCCGACGTGGCGCTGACTTCAGGCGGGCCGATCCTTGAGCTTGGATGCGGAATCGGCCGGATATCGATCCCATTGGCGATGAGCGGTGTCGATGTGGTCGGACTGGACATATCGCTTGGGCTGCTGGAATCTTTTCGCAGAAAAATCGATAGTTGTCCCTCCGATATCCGGCAGAGAATCAGATTGCTTCGCGCCGACATGAGGAGGTTCGCGCTCAGAGAACGCTTTCGCTGCATCATATGTTCTTCAAACACCCTGCTCCTGAGTGGCTCAGACGATGATCTCGCAGAAACAATCGCATGCGCGGCAACTCACCTGCTCGATAACGGAATAGCAGTGTTCGATGTCGATTCGATCGATGATGATATGGAAGCGGCTCTGCAAGAATATTCCATCGCCGCTGTGCCGGATGCTGTTTTCACTGCGCCCGACGGACGCATTCTGCAGCGAACGCACAGGTTGAAACTCGTTCCCTCTCAATGCGGCGCGGTTCGGGTGGCGGTGTCCTACGAATACTTCACCGCTGACGGGCGAAAATATGCGGAGCGATCTGAAAAACTCGCGTTCATTCGCCCGGACAAACTGCTCTCGCTCGTGAAGAACAGTGGACTGAATATCATCGAAACGTACGGCTGGTACGACCGCCGGCCTTTCAATCGAAATGAGCGCAAACTATTGATCGTGGCCGGAAAACGGGAGCATCAATGAGCGGACTGTATAAAGTTCTGTATTTCGATGTGGATAATACCCTGGTCGATTATGATGCCGATGCATGCCATGCATTCGGCAAGGCATCCGACCACGCAATCACAAAGCATCCGCATCTCGCCGACAAATTGACTGCCGAAGTCTTCAAGCGCGCCCGCGAGAGCACCTACATCCAGTACGGCGACATCGGCCTCCCATTGCGGGATTGGTACCGTGAGTGCATGCGCTTTGCGCTCGAGGCCCTCGAGGTATACGATTTCGAGCTCGCGGATCAGATGGGACAGCTGTACGGCCTGTTCAGGAACACCATGCTGAGGGTGTACGAAGATGTGCTCGACGTGATCCCGCGCCTCGCATCGCGCTATAAGCTCGGCCTCATCTCGAACGGCTCAACCCGAATCGATAAACTGCAGATCGCGCAGTATTTCGCCTACTCCGTTTATGCCCGCGAGATCGGCTATGAGAAGCCCGCCCCCGAAATCTTTCTTGCGGCCGCCAAAAGAAGCGGTTGCAGCAACGGCGAAATCCTCGTGATCGGCGACGGGCAGTACACCGATATCCTCGGCGCCAGAAACGCAAAGTTCAAAATGGTGTGGATTAACCGCCTCCGAGCGGAACTGATGCGCGGAATCCCGCGGCCCGATTACGAGATACATGATATGCGGGAACTCCTTACTATAGCTCCTATTTGATGCCATCGGAGGAATCGCAAATGAAATTCACCAAGATGCACGGTCTCGGCAATGACTTCATTGTGGTCAATGGCTTTTCCGAAAAAGTCGAAAACGACCGCCTTACTGTCGAAATGTGCGACCGGCGCACCGGCGTCGGAGCAGATGGATTGATCGTCGTCATGCCCTCAGATAAGGCCGATTTCCGCATGCATTACGTCAATTCCGACGGCAGCCTCGCCGAAATGTGCGGTAACGGTATCCGCTGCCTTTCAAAATACGCCTATGAGCATGGGCTCACACGCAAAACCGAATTCGTCGTCGAAACGCTCGGGGGGCTGAACCGGCAGATATTATCGGTCGAGGACGGCAAAGTGGTCGCCGTCACCGTCGATATGGGCGCTCCTAAATTCAAACGCAGCGAGATCCCCATGATTGGCGATGAAACTGAAGTCATTAATGAGCCGATCAGCGTGAATGGAAAAAACTTTAAAATCACCGCCCTGTCCACCACAAATCCGCATGCCGTCTTGTTTGTCAAGAACGTCGAGAAGGCGCCGGTCGCAAGGACGGGTCCGCTCATCGAGCGCAGCCCCCTGTTCCCAAACCGGACAAATGTCGAATTCGTCCAGATCATCGACAGGAAAAATATCCGTATGAGAATCTGGGAACGCGGCTGCGGAGAAACGCTCGCTTCCGGAAGCGGCTCTTCGGCTTCGGCCGTCGCTTCGATCCGCAATGGATTTACGGACCGCGATGTGACGGTGCACGTGCGCCTCGGCCGGCTCCACATCAGGTGGCCCGAAGGCGGCAATATCACGATGACCGGTCCGGCGACTGAAGTCTTCTCGGGTGAGTGGCCCGAAGACCGGTAAATGTGGCCTAGTCAAAACGAAAGGAACAGTCGGGTGGGTGACAGAAAAATCAATGTGGCTGTCGTAATGGGCGGGCGAACCGCGGAACACGATGTCTCAATCCAGTCCGGTACGATGGTCATCCGGAATCTGAATCTCTCTCGCTACAACGTGAAACCGATCACCATTACCCGGGACGGCGCCTGGCTCATCCCGCAGGGATACCTCTCCGACGGCATGCCGGTGGCCGAACTCTTGCCAGAATACCTGAAGCACGATTCGACCGGAAACGAACTCGTCCCGCTGGAAACCGGCTCCGCACTCAGCAGAACCGCATCTGAAAAGGTTGACGTCGTTTTCCTGGCGATGCACGGTCCCTACGGCGAGGACGGCACGATCCAGGGTCTGCTCGAAGTGCTCGATTTGCCGTATACCGGCTCGAACGTGGAGGCAAGCGCCATCTCCATGAACAAAATCCGCTGCAAGGAAATCTACATCCATCACCGGATTCCCACGCCGCGCTACCTCGTGTTCGATGAGCAAGACTGGCCAAAGAAAAGAATGAGACTCCTCGAGAAGGTCGAGCGACGCCTCGGATTCCCGTGCGTCACCAAGCCGCCGCGCCTCGGCTCGAGCGTCGGCATAAAAATCGCCTCCGACAGGAACAGCTTTATCGAAGCAGTCGATCTCGTCCTCAAATACGATAACGAGGTGCTGATCGAACAATTTATCGCCGGTCGCGAGATTACAAGCCCCATTCTGGGGAACAGGCCGGGCAAGAAACCCACGGCCCTCCCGCTGGTCGAGATCGTACCGAAAAGCTCGACGTATTTTGATTACGAAGCCAAATATGCTCCGGGCGGATCCGATGAGATCACTCCCGCGCGTATAGACGAAAAACTCACGAAAAAAGCCCAACAGCTCGGGATCAAGGCGCACCGCGCGCTCGGATGCGGAGGACTGTCGCGGACCGACATGATCCTGAACGGTCAATCGCTGTACGTTCTCGAAACCAATACGATCCCCGGGCTCACTGAAGCTTCACTCTTCCCCAAGGCGGCGCGGGCGGCCGGCATGTCTCTCTCGCAACTGTGCGATCATCTCATCGATATCGCCCTGATCACCTATAAAACCAAGAAGATTTGTACCGACCGATAGCATGCTAGAAGCAAGAACACCCCTGAAACGAGTCATTTCCGCCAGCAGGCGAATCGATATGGTCGCCGGATTCCCGGATCAACTGGCGGCCTTGCTTGAGGAAAAATGCCCGCCCGAAGAGACGCACACCGTCGTTCTCTGGACGAAAAACCCGTCAAACCTGCTGGAGCATGACGTCCTTCGCCGCACGCTCGGTCGCTACGCTCTCTACCTCCATTTCACCATCACCGGCCTCGGCTCGACCTTGCTCGAGCCGAATGTTCCCCCCGCTCGTCAAATGCTCGGTCTGCTCGGGCCGCTGGTCGATTTCATCGGAAGCCCGCAACGCATCCGAATCAGGTTTGATCCAATAGTGCATCTGCAGGCGGACGACGGGCGCACGTACTGCAATCTCGATAAGTTCGAGGAAATCGCTGCCGCTGCAGCCGAGCTCGGTATCCTCACCTTTTCCATCAGTTGGATGTGCGCGTATAGGAAAATGGTCTCGCGCCTCCGCCGCAATGGGTTATCTGAAATGCCCCTATCTCGGGAGGAGCGCGACCAGGAATATCGCCATCTTCTGAACCTTTCCAGCCGGTACAACATCAAACTGAATTGCTGCAGCGTGCCGGGGCTGCCGGTATCTCGCTGCATCGATGGAGAGTTGCTGGCTGAGTTGCACCCGGAGCGGCTTCCGTGTTCAACCGCAAAGGCCAAGGATCAACGAGCCGATTGCGGCTGCACCGAAAGCTTCGACATCGGCTGGTACCATCACTGTCCCCACGGCTGCATCTATTGCTATGCCAATCCCGCCAAAGTGCCGGAACACGCGAATGAGCATTAATTCACGAACAATTAAGGAACTTCGATCCATCGTTGGGGAAGCAAATCTCTTCGACTCGGTCGAAAAGCGCATCGTCTACGCTTCCGATGCGTCCCGCCAAACGGGCGCGCTGCCCGATCTGATTGCACGCCCCGCCACTGCCGAGCAGGTTTCTCGGATTCTCGCCCTCGCGAATGAACAGAGAATTCCCGTTTACGCGAGAGGGGCGGGCTCGGGCTTGAGCGGGGGAGCGGTTGCCGTTCGCGGCGGCCTCGTCCTCGATTTCGAATTGATGAACCGCATTTTGCGGATCGATCCCGATAACATGACAGCTACGGTCGAGCCGGGAGTGGTTGTCCGAGATGTGCAGAAGCAAGTCGAGGCCCAGCGCCTGTTTTATCCGCCCGATCCCGCCAGCAGCGACTTCTGCACCATCGGCGGAAACGTCGCTGAAAATTCCGGCGGGCTGCGCGGAGCAAAATACGGGTCAACTCGAAACTACGTTCTGGCGCTGGAAGTGGTGTTGGCGAACGGAGATGTTCTTCGCGTCGGCTCGGGCGCGCCTAAGAGCGTCACCGGCTACGATCTGCTCGGGCTCTTCGTCGGGTCCGAAGGCACGCTTTGCCTCTTCACCGAAACCCTGCTCCGGCTCGTCCCTCTGCCGGAATCTGTTGATACCGTGCTGGCTCAATTTCAAAACGCCGATCAGGCGATCGCGGCCGTCTGCGAAATGTTTGCCTCCGGAATTGTCCCGCGAGCGGCTGAGCTGATGGATGAAAAAGCCGTCGAGTGCGCCGGCAAGTACAACAAAAACCAGGCCTTGCCCGCTGAAGGAATCGTGTGCCTCTTCGAGGTCGACGGCCCGCGCGAGATCACTCAGCTCGATGCCGACCGCGTGACTGCCATCTGCAAGAAAAACGGCGCGATCATTGCGAGACGGGCGGCTTCCGAAAGCGAACGCGACCAGTTCTGGGCCCTGCGGAAGGCGATTTCGCCCGCCCTCTACCAATTCGGCCGCATAAAATTGAATGAGGATATTTGCGTGCCGCGGTCGCGACTGCCGGAAATGGTAAGAATGATCGAGGAGATCGGCCTCAAACATTCGCTCCTCATCGTCAATTTCGGACACATCGGCGACGGCAGTCTGCACGTGAACGTAATGCTCGAGCGGGACGATCAGGAACTGATGAAGAAGGCCGAGCTTGCCGTCTCCGAAATCTTCGCCGCCGCCGTCTCGCTCGGCGGAACTCTCTCGGCCGAACACGGCATCGGCCTCACAAAGATGCGATATCTCGGGCTCGAGGTGGGGGAGAACGAATACAAAGTCATGGCCGCCATCAAGAAAATCCTCGACCCGAATAACATCCTGAACCCCGGAAAATTCATCTAGATCGCCAGTGACTGCAGAATTCCCTGACATAGCCCTTCAGCAATTGGAGAAATGCGCCCGCTGCGGCAAGTGCCGCTCCGTCTGCCCCGTCTTTGACGTCGTAAAGGACGAGGCATTTGTCGCCCGCGGACGGATTCTCCTGGCGGATGCGCTTCGCAAAAACCAAATATCCGCCTCGAATGAGATCGCCGCGATCATGGCGGCATGCCTGATGTGCCGCCGCTGCTCCGGCATTTGCCCTTCCGGCGTCGAATTTACCGAGGTGCTGAAGGCGGCGCGCTCGCAGATAGCCAAAGAAGTCGGCCTCCCTGCCGGAGCATCCTTCTTCTTCCGTCACGTGCTTCCGTACAGGCGCCGGTTCAATTCAGTGATCAGGATCGCAGCTCTTGGACAAAGGCTTGCGCCCGCCCGGCGAAAAGGAAATCTGCGTCATCTCCCTCTCTTGTTCAAAGGAGGCAAATGGCTGCCGCCGCTCGCTAAGATATCCGCCCTTGAAGCTTATTCCAAACCGGCGAGAGTCGAAAACGCCCGCCTGCG
Above is a genomic segment from Candidatus Abyssobacteria bacterium SURF_5 containing:
- a CDS encoding DUF1848 family protein, which translates into the protein MLEARTPLKRVISASRRIDMVAGFPDQLAALLEEKCPPEETHTVVLWTKNPSNLLEHDVLRRTLGRYALYLHFTITGLGSTLLEPNVPPARQMLGLLGPLVDFIGSPQRIRIRFDPIVHLQADDGRTYCNLDKFEEIAAAAAELGILTFSISWMCAYRKMVSRLRRNGLSEMPLSREERDQEYRHLLNLSSRYNIKLNCCSVPGLPVSRCIDGELLAELHPERLPCSTAKAKDQRADCGCTESFDIGWYHHCPHGCIYCYANPAKVPEHANEH
- a CDS encoding diaminopimelate epimerase → MKFTKMHGLGNDFIVVNGFSEKVENDRLTVEMCDRRTGVGADGLIVVMPSDKADFRMHYVNSDGSLAEMCGNGIRCLSKYAYEHGLTRKTEFVVETLGGLNRQILSVEDGKVVAVTVDMGAPKFKRSEIPMIGDETEVINEPISVNGKNFKITALSTTNPHAVLFVKNVEKAPVARTGPLIERSPLFPNRTNVEFVQIIDRKNIRMRIWERGCGETLASGSGSSASAVASIRNGFTDRDVTVHVRLGRLHIRWPEGGNITMTGPATEVFSGEWPEDR
- a CDS encoding HAD family hydrolase, coding for MSGLYKVLYFDVDNTLVDYDADACHAFGKASDHAITKHPHLADKLTAEVFKRARESTYIQYGDIGLPLRDWYRECMRFALEALEVYDFELADQMGQLYGLFRNTMLRVYEDVLDVIPRLASRYKLGLISNGSTRIDKLQIAQYFAYSVYAREIGYEKPAPEIFLAAAKRSGCSNGEILVIGDGQYTDILGARNAKFKMVWINRLRAELMRGIPRPDYEIHDMRELLTIAPI
- a CDS encoding tryptophan-rich sensory protein — protein: MTNRQLKTYLSRRKQIGGLIGWLLLCFAVAWIGSLAEPGQWYAELRKPKFNPPDWVFPVVWTILYALMAIAAWLVWRRTGFRGKRIPLVLFFTQLALNGLWPWLFFGFQATGWALLEIVILWAFLLLTLVSFWIENPTAGVLLSPYLAWVSYAALLNFVLWRINA
- a CDS encoding D-alanine--D-alanine ligase; its protein translation is MWPSQNERNSRVGDRKINVAVVMGGRTAEHDVSIQSGTMVIRNLNLSRYNVKPITITRDGAWLIPQGYLSDGMPVAELLPEYLKHDSTGNELVPLETGSALSRTASEKVDVVFLAMHGPYGEDGTIQGLLEVLDLPYTGSNVEASAISMNKIRCKEIYIHHRIPTPRYLVFDEQDWPKKRMRLLEKVERRLGFPCVTKPPRLGSSVGIKIASDRNSFIEAVDLVLKYDNEVLIEQFIAGREITSPILGNRPGKKPTALPLVEIVPKSSTYFDYEAKYAPGGSDEITPARIDEKLTKKAQQLGIKAHRALGCGGLSRTDMILNGQSLYVLETNTIPGLTEASLFPKAARAAGMSLSQLCDHLIDIALITYKTKKICTDR
- a CDS encoding FAD-binding protein; the encoded protein is MESCWLSCTRSGFRVQPQRPRINEPIAAAPKASTSAGTITVPTAASIAMPIPPKCRNTRMSINSRTIKELRSIVGEANLFDSVEKRIVYASDASRQTGALPDLIARPATAEQVSRILALANEQRIPVYARGAGSGLSGGAVAVRGGLVLDFELMNRILRIDPDNMTATVEPGVVVRDVQKQVEAQRLFYPPDPASSDFCTIGGNVAENSGGLRGAKYGSTRNYVLALEVVLANGDVLRVGSGAPKSVTGYDLLGLFVGSEGTLCLFTETLLRLVPLPESVDTVLAQFQNADQAIAAVCEMFASGIVPRAAELMDEKAVECAGKYNKNQALPAEGIVCLFEVDGPREITQLDADRVTAICKKNGAIIARRAASESERDQFWALRKAISPALYQFGRIKLNEDICVPRSRLPEMVRMIEEIGLKHSLLIVNFGHIGDGSLHVNVMLERDDQELMKKAELAVSEIFAAAVSLGGTLSAEHGIGLTKMRYLGLEVGENEYKVMAAIKKILDPNNILNPGKFI
- a CDS encoding PAS domain S-box protein, with protein sequence MLRRKAGASSWTGWVVQMKKDDRSDSSYQAIFNAANDAIFVHDIDTGEILDANEKACEMFGYAKDEIRRLTVEDLGSGEKPYTLEEARCLIQRAARGQPQVFEWRSKDRSGRLFWVEVSLKHAMIEGKQRMLALVRKIDGRKKVEEAVRRRIEFTRLITSISMRFINMPVDEIDGTAVDALRQIGEFASVDRSYIFQFYNDGGKMENTHEWCAEGIEPQAQRLKGLPVEDFSWFFSQIKDGRVFTAQVRELPPEAAIERAEWELEEIQSLACVPLLLRGVLIGFIGFDSVRQEKTWDEDDIALLKIVGEIFANALDRKRIEQALRESETRYRFLCERLQMAVEQKVAELRQAQSLAAIGQMVSVVAHEVRNPLQSIRTGMDVLHLEMAEDERKEVLADMDQGVDLLSSIITELLEYARPMELRRSSRPVGALVEEALGALSRKLQKIDVVLELDDQGREISVDGIKVTAALTNLISNSIDAMPDGGSLCIRSRFGRENGRDVVRFSIIDTGCGIAEDNLPKVQEAFFTTKIRGTGLGLPICKKIIEAHEGSMLIRSKVNEGTAVEIVLPV
- a CDS encoding transcriptional regulator, encoding MVAPLQKHKEPQHVENEAESQLKEAARLFGIFSEPARLKILRLLRDGARCGRDLAKDLKLTPATTCHHLERLKLANLLSEKRSGKHIYYSIVDSELAQALERSIEALHGHAGPDEKAGVQGDS
- a CDS encoding class I SAM-dependent methyltransferase — protein: MMNIEESHFYCETLEHEQLHGAADIAFFSDVALTSGGPILELGCGIGRISIPLAMSGVDVVGLDISLGLLESFRRKIDSCPSDIRQRIRLLRADMRRFALRERFRCIICSSNTLLLSGSDDDLAETIACAATHLLDNGIAVFDVDSIDDDMEAALQEYSIAAVPDAVFTAPDGRILQRTHRLKLVPSQCGAVRVAVSYEYFTADGRKYAERSEKLAFIRPDKLLSLVKNSGLNIIETYGWYDRRPFNRNERKLLIVAGKREHQ
- a CDS encoding MFS transporter, yielding MNRHERWLVFLIGSCHTMVHFYEQIFPALLLTMVLYFQIDIATAGWMQTLLAMAFGLGALPAGYIADRIGSKRIIMVYLIGAGLSCILIALAQSVIALAAGLAAMGAFISLYHPAGTTLITTQVKEVGRSLGYHGMGGGFGLATAPALATLLASLHAGQGWRISFVVFGVLGLLVAAGVQTLKVTEIERPQNSTRRFFPEKIAKNSIKPLVLFLFVAVMVGFCYRGVTTYLPAYYSQRLDSGIFAGANVLKGGAFATITLLVGVAGQYFGGHLSGKFRLEYLFAFLMLITVPFLLLMSALSNLSLVLITMLFAFFHFSSQPVGNTLIAQYTDPRGRGIGYGLYFSTSFGIGSLASGFSGMIAKHFGLNHVFTVLAAVILIGFFIMMYLARTKAMAAPVSLDVETERML